The DNA region atttcaatattttaataaaagatattttccGACGTGGCATTTATAAAATTGTACCATTTATTATTGTAGAAAcctaaaagaacaaaattagtCTTGCAGTCCCCTCGCAGCCGCACTCggagaaaaaaacaatggcGACTAGTTCATCCTCCTCTTCTGGTCGCGAATTCGAACTAGAGAAGGAAATAAAGAGGCAAGAGGTTTCGTTGGATGAATTGAGcagtctctcttcttctcgaCGTGTCTACCAGAAAAATTGCaacctcttcttcctcactacATCTGAGAAAGCGAAAACCTCTGCGCAGAAACAACTTGACTCCGCGAAATCTCAAATCGACAAGATTCGTTCCCGGACATAAAACAATTGGAGAGCTTTGTAGTTGCTGAAAAGATCCAAGAAAAGTTATCGATTTAGAGAAGCTTACCTGTCTATTTTTCTATGATGTAATGTACCCCCTTCAACTTGAATTGCTTGtaaatttcttgattttgatatgaaaattagCTATTCTGATAGTAATTGGGTGTTGGTGCAAAAGGTCATTTACTTTACTTTGAGAGGTTGACATATCCATGTATTCTTTGGTGCAAAGATCCTTCATCCTTCAACTCTGTAGTATTGCTGGAttaatcagcaaggcaacaacAAAGACTTTGGATTATTTGAGCCATTACAATCAGGAAGGCAACTCTGTAATAACTTACTTTTGGAGTAGCTATCACTTTGGAGCAAAGACTGGAAGACAGCTTTTGAAGCTCTGCATCAAAAAATCCAGTACCTACAGTAGTCCAGTTAGTATACTTGAGATAACATAACACAACAACAGGacattcaaaaaaagaaaattatgctAACCAATTTTACAAATGCTCTGGAATACTTCCTAATCAACATCGTAGAAAGCTAGTAAAAATGCACCAAAGAAACCTACAAAGGGAAAGCATATAGCTTATGACAACAACATCAAAAGGTGAAAATGTATCATCTATCGAATGGTGTTCACCTGTGCCCTACCCATGTCCATGGAAAGCAGCAATATTGGTACAAGATCCACAGGATCCCCAACACTGCAGCCTAGAGATAAtgagccagagagagagagagagagagaaatggtcAAATTGCAAACATGTCATATCCTTAAACATAAGGAACCGGAAGGAATGAGCTGCAGGAATTGTTCTTGTTACATTTTGAGATTGAgatagagagtttgtgagaagcttaaggttttgagttattttcctttttctaataagagagttattcttaaaACAATCTTGTGTAATCTTTCTTGCTAAAACTAgaaatttaacccaaaaaaacaaagtattgAAAGCTAgtatgaagaaaataattatgttttgcaTTGAGAATCAATTTACAGTGCAATATATCTTGATAGAATGTGATAATAGAGTAGATCtcagaaacaaacaagaataaTATAAGATGATGAGAGAAACAGTAATGAAAAGTGTTTAAAATGTGTTTACTAAActtcaaatattatttaaattttttttactaaacagTAATGAAAAGTATCATATGACTTaagtaaaaccttttaaattatGAACgattatatttatactaaagaTTAgcattgataaaaattttaaaattaaaatcttacaTACTACTATAGTCTAATTAATGTATTAAGATAAATGTATCAAATAATAACTATTTAATCATAAAATGTtcttatatgattattaaaataatctgACTAAATAGGTGCAGTGATTTGattgaatacaatttttttatcgCTAAAACGTTGGAATTCATCTTCAATTCATAGGAGaatttttgtgatttataaTGTACTTCTTTTACAGTAACAAACACTATTTTCCAACATTTTATTATCCTAATTCTTGAGAGTTAAcataattatttcattaatgtttTCAACAAACAATTACACCAAACagttaaaaataatacaatCCAACAGGTTTTGATAAGTCGGTTAATGTAATTTAAATCCCACGGTTAGTAGTGGTAGTTTTATTAGTGCTTCCTCCAGTGTGCATCTCCTCGCTGCTTGACGATGATGGGTCAAGCCCGTACTCGCTTGTGGCACCGTATTCGCTACTTGCCCCGTATTCGCGACTGTCCAATGTCACTTTCCGAAACTTCTTCATCTCGGCACCATATGTGCCCGTCTCATAGTCTGAGCTGCCTTCACCTCCGCTTGAACTCTGTCTCGGTTTCACAACCTCGTCTAAGTCATCCAGCGAGGCATCGCCCTCCAACGTCCGAACAATCTAGTAAAAAGTTACGGAAATAAGCGATGTATATATAAACTCCGTAAGAAATGTCCAAAATCTCGTAAAATGGACGAGGACGAGCGATCAATAATGCCATGTGTCACGCTTATTTATTTACCTGGCTCATCTTTGGGCGGCGACGACCAGAATGTCTTACGGCTGCAGCAGCACAAGCCACCATGCGTGCCATCTCGTAAGGCTCGTATTGGTTCTCAAGGAATGGATCAACCAATTCACCATATTCTCCGTCACGTGCTGCGTTCATGCATAATGGTCTCGCCTGCCAATAACCGCACGTTcatcaaaacatgaaatttttttcttttctttgggtATTGAGTTTAACGATGAATGTACTGATACATTTACTTACCCAATCGACCAAACTATCTTCCATCTCACCACTTAGATCAACCGGTCTACGCCCGGTTACGAGCTCAAGAAGCATAACTCCGAAAGAGAAAACATCTGATTTCTCTGTTAGTTTCCCACTCGATGCGTATTCAGGAGCTAAGTATCTGAATGTTCCCATGACCCTAGTCGACACATGTGTATTGTTGTCTTGAGAAAGCTTAGCCAAACCAAAATCTGCAACCCGGAATTAGTTTAAAGAATGTCAATCGAGAAATTTTGTCATTACATGTAAAGATTCAAATCAGAATTTAAGGTATAGTTAAAGCATACCTTGGCTTCCATG from Camelina sativa cultivar DH55 chromosome 3, Cs, whole genome shotgun sequence includes:
- the LOC109132291 gene encoding uncharacterized protein LOC109132291, whose translation is MATSSSSSSGREFELEKEIKRQEVSLDELSSLSSSRRVYQKNCNLFFLTTSEKAKTSAQKQLDSAKSQIDKIRSRT